A segment of the Asterias amurensis chromosome 11, ASM3211899v1 genome:
GACAGTCGTTCCGACTCAATGCGTGTATAATATTTTGTGCCCGACCTTTTAACAATCATGGAGTTTTTCCCCCGAGTTTTATAGTATACACAACACAAATGGAAAAGGGTAGAGTTCATGCTTGCATGACTGAGAATGAAAAGTCATTATTTTTAGTCGCATGTGTTctgttgaaattgaatgacACCTTTGAAAACTGGCCAATTCAATCAAACCATTATGATCATAATAACGAAGCACCTTCATTGTTTAGAAACATCTGTGGTGTAAAGGCCTTATATAGTTGGGATCAGACAAACAGGGCTCAATtgcatgactctgcttaccgctgaattctgcgcttacgatcacaattACCCGCTTGAAATGTGctagcgctgaatttctgcctAGCcatgtaagcgtagaatgcctatatgacgtggagtacgcacgcgcagaagtcaACAAAATCGTCGCTaactcgtgaaatacgcttgccgtaagcacagaattccctgcttccgtaagcgccgattatgtgcttacggtaagcagagccatgaaattgaccCTAATTGTGAGTGGACTATGGAGGACGAAAAGTGTTAATCTGATTTTCCTCGTATTTATATCAGAACAGTAGAATAGTGTgcatttttctacttttctactTTTCTTCTACCTGCTGAAAATCGGGTTGAACGTTTTGTTAAAACGCATTTACTTTCTGTATTAGCAGGAAAACAGGTTTCGATTTATCTCCTATATGTTATATGAAGCGGACGTAAAGGGACCATTTGCCTTTCTGCTATCGGAATAGTAAACAAGCAGATTAAacgttttgtaaaaatgtaattttcagTTTTTCTGCTTTTCTGCCACCTGAAAAGCAGGTCATCCTAAAAGCACTTCTTCCAGTACAGACTGACTGACGTATAGGCGTggaaagcaaaaaatgcaaaagagCACTTTTCGGCCGCCAAAGTTAAATCTGCTTTTAAGAGAATTAGAAAAAAGGTCACAACACAATCTACTTTTCTACCTTTTATAGCAGAAGAGCAAATTGCCactttaaaataaagtaaaacctGCTTTTCTGGTAACAGAAAAGTAGACGGGAGAACATGCATTTTCATGTAGCAGAAAAGTGAAAAGTAGAAACATTCATATAGAACCCACcaaatctgcttttctactactctgataccagaaaagcagatggccacttttcgtcctccGTACCTATCGTGTATGCAAGTCGTAAACATTGAACTAAATTTATGCAGGGCCCCGGTTGCCCTCGGTGGATAACAAAACCTAATAAACCgcaaatgaacaaaataacatgaCAAGTGTTTGGAAAAATACTTGTATGTTGTAGGGATGAGGAGTTGTTTTAAGTTTGATTAGATACTTTCCTCCGTggtaaaaaaatactttcatATACGGGTCCGTGCGCATTGTGTGCAATTTACACATTTCATGGGAACCGGTGTCGCAAGCAATTATGTAacctatgcaatactatccggaggacattattgcatgtgcaataatgtccgcGAGACGACTTTGcacatgcaatcgtgtccgcccggacgttGCTGCACAATGCAAtggtgtccgcccggacacatttgcatatgcagttgtgtccgcccccgtgcaaaaccgtccttgcagtaaattaaacgcccttggttgacggaacacgttcgccattttttttttacaagctaagtgcatgtcatgaatgccATGGGAAATATTTGGCCGtcgggtattcgctgcaatcataaactGCATTAATTTCGGTGCATGCATGCTCACTTACgcgcacacatacatgtaccagtaaagtcatgtacatgtcaagtcatgtacatgtccaccggacggtttttgcctagctcccggacacgattgcatatgcaaaagagtccggagcggacagttttacatggcggacacaattgcatctgacaccggccgtCTACCACGGAACGGATGATGTAGACAACATGACTTATTTGTCTGTCTCGGTAATTACCTTTTCATTCCTATAGCATTATCTGACGACATGATGCCTTGTAAAGCCATTAACAATTCATATCAATACTTTGTACGAGCAGACCGGGCTCCAGGTGAATTCTCAGTTTTATTTCAGTAAATGCAATATTCAAGGCCGTGTAAAGAAATGAACGCAGTTTAACATTCTCATTTCGATCTGTTTAAGGGAAAGGTACGTTATGAAAGATGGCTATATACATGAAGTGCCATCGCAGATTTATCTTTTGAAAAAAGATTGTACTTTAAGCaacggcagccattttgaaagttGTAGTTTCCAAATTCAAATGCGCCGAGTGGCCCTATAACATGTAACTAAATATCTTTCTCTTGACATACATTAACAATGAGAGCTCTATGCCCTGCTGACTGTGTATTTAATTCCATGAAAAATGTCCCCAAATATTGTCACTATCTGTCCAATTATGGATGTGTACTGAGAATAAGCGGGTAGGAAATCATTCAGGCTGTGACGTGGCATCAACTGATTGGTCATCACCACCGCGGGTTGTGGCGCCAAGTAGACTCGCACAAAcaactagacttgtggacaagtcgctaaatcggccccacgcgctgagatagtgctctcgcgagatcactgctctcgcgcgaactgatctcgcgagagcactatcttagcgcgtggggccgatttaacgacttgtccacaagtctaaaacaactcgaaaactacattaaatgcaaacaaaagctCCATAAAATGTTACAACTTTCACagattatttattaattgaGGTGGTGAGTTGTCATATTTCTGATGATGTTCcacaataaaaatattaaatttcccAAACCAAAATATATAGAATGTTGACTACTCACATTAGCTTTAAAGTATCGTCACGAAAAATACtgtgacaaccaattgagttaagTCTATAAAGGTTATAAAGGCACTTGAACTGTACAAAAGTTACTTCTGTAGCACACTATAGGCCTTGAAGCCTTTGtaataaacttaaaggcagtggacactattggttattgtcaaagactagcattcacagttggtgtatctcaacatatgcataaaataacaaacctgtgaaaatttgagctcaatcggtcatcgaacttgcgagataataatgaaagaaaaaaacaagtagtcacacgaagttgtgtgcgtttagatggttgatttcgagacttcaagttttaaatctgaggtctcgaaatcatgctaataattatattgagtaactaccaatagtgtccactgcctttacgttTCTGCGTACAGCACATAAGTCTTTCGAAGTGCTATATAGGACTATTTAATAATTACATTGAACTGTTATCCAAAAGACCATCGTGCGCATTTTTAAAATTAGCCCTTTCTTCTTAACTTAACTGGGCCCTACCTTGAACTGATTGGCATATAAAAGCCACGagttaccttaaaggcagtggacactgttagtaattacttaaaataatgattagcataattACTTAACTTGGTaatgtgtaatggggagaggctgacaatataaaacattgtgagaaacggctccctctgtttTCGAGATAgtcacatagtttttgagaaagaagtacttttccacgaatttgatttctagacctcagaattagaatttgaggtctcgaaatcaagcatttgaaagcacacaacttcgtatgacaagggtgttttttctttcattattatctcgcaacttcgacgaccaattgagctcaaattttcacaggtttgttattttatgtatattatgttgagatacaccaagtgagaagactggtctttgacaattaccaatagtatccagagTCTTTAATATAGATAGAAGTCAGGAGTTAATGTGAAAACCATGCAAAATATTTTAGCTTGTAAACGCGTTGTCCTTCATGTTCGTTGTAACAACcgacattaaagggacacgttgccttggatcggacgagtttgtctataaaaagcgtttgtaaccattttttatagaatgcatatggttagaaagatgttttaaaagtagaatacaatgatccacacaagtttgcctcgaaattgcgaggtttaccttttactgtgcgaacaaacaaggtcggccatttattgactcccataaatggccgaccgtgttagtcgacgaggtaaaaggaaaaccgtgcaatttcgaggcatgtttgtgtggatcattgtattctacatttacaacatctttttacccatgtgcatttcataacaaacggttacacgcgcttttcaaagaccaactcgaccgatccaaggcaacgtgtttctttaaggtGTAATTGGTTTGTTGGTTGAAGTTTTCAGATTCATTTCAGTGGGAAATACTTCACATGAAAAGGGTAAATGTACTGTTAAGGCACCGATATAGACgctatactcaaaataattatattaaactATAAATacgttggtaacgagcatttgaaagctgtagatagtataacacattgtgagtacctctgaagtaacgtagattttgagaaagaggtaatttctcactcaaataataagctgaagccttttattatgcaagttcgatggccgattgagccaaagttttcacaggtttgctattttatgcgtatgttggcaTACACCAAAGTGggaatactgttctttgacaattatcaaacgtgtcccgtgcctttaaagtgtcacgttgccttggatcggacgagttggtctataaaaatcgtttgttataaaaaatgcTTACGGTTATAGAAAGATATGGTAAAAGGAGAATATACATtggtctacacaaatatgcctcgaaattgcgttgttttccttttactttgcgaactaacacggtcggccatttatgagagtcattataatgggagtaaaaaaattgactcccataaatggccgaccgttgtAGTCGActatgtaaaatgaaaaccacgcaattcagaggcgtatttgtgtggatctttgtattctacttttgcataatctttctacccatatgcattttataaccaacggttacgaacgctttttatatacAAACTCGTCCCATCCAActaggcaacgtgtccctttaagtttttAGACTAAAACTAAACAACTAATGTTTGTTATCCTTTATTTATCCTGTATTATACCTTTAAACTGCACGAAGTGGTGCTTTACACAGTATTGGGCTACTATTCCGGGTATAATTAGTAAAACGAAGGACGAAACCTGGGAACATTAACATGTCCACAACCCTCAAATACAAGCTGTTTCGCATAAACTTGAATATATTATAATAAGCAATAAAAAGGCACGAGCTTAACAACCAAGGACGTTTTCCCATAACAGGACGCTATTTATAGAATAGGAGACACAATCACAAAATGAAAAgaataattcaattcaattgtgaTTGAGTGTGTAGGAGACGGACCTACGTTATATACTGTACCGCACTCAAgattataaaaacatttcataCAAAAACTCCATTATTGTCATTTGCATTTTTTCTATTAATAAAACCGCAAGCATTAACGCCCACTTATGCAATGATTCCGTGTGATTTAGGGGAAACTATGAAATATAAGTGATATAATTTTTCAAGATATCCGATTCATGACAGTAGTAGGAAAGCATTTAAAAAACCGCAAGCACACAATACTCCCATGACTGTATTATGCAATGCTTAGTTAGAACTATTGTTTCACAGCATTTCAGCCACAGAGTAACAGaattgtatggtggccctgaagggacatcgcatatcgcaaacgtgtgcgcatacgtatgtaatgtcgtgaaacaattcgcaaatatgtgcgcacacgtatgcaatgtcgtgaaacaattcgcgaatatgtgcgcacacgtctgcgaatattatttgcgatgtcgtgaattttattgcataccatgttgcatacctttgaataaaatgtctagtGATCTGGGGgttttctttccaacagtgagataagcggtagtcattgcagcagtagtctttgttgtgaggcaagcgaggcgtgtggtcgtccttggcctggtgccaagttcctgggtatacacatgctttacagagggagcctgctgtagcgccacagtactccctagatcggtaacaaattatccacaactatgacatcttcctaatggtatgcaacatggtatgcaataaaattcacgacattgcaaaacaaatcgcactcgtgtgcgcacatattcacgatttggttcacgaaattgcatacgtgtgcgcacatattcacgatttggttcacgagattgcatacgtgtgcgcacatattcgcgatttgtttcacgacattgcatacgtgtgcgcacatattcgcgaattgtttcacgacattgcatacgtgtgcgcacatattcgcgaattgtttcacgatattgtatacgtgtgcgcatatattcgcgatttgtttcacgacattgcatacgtgtgcgcattcgtttgcgttatgcgatgtcccttcggggccaccataggtTAGGGATAGGGTTGTGCTTGATCGATGTTTAACAGTGTTGTGCACGACACGTGCATCAAATCGGTGGACGATGTCACATTGAGTTTTTCAACCaacaaagcaaacaattttGGCACACTTTTTGCCTTTGGATAGGGCGCTTTGTGTCAAGAGTGTTTGTTAGAAATTGAATAGGCCTTTGGTTGGAAAGgaaattcaaaagtagaatgaAATTATTCAAATACATTCCTGTCCCTTCTTGTTTGCTATTTTGCTGGACCAACTTTAcgccacaaaatggcggactgtATGTTCCACTACGGTGTTCAATTCCACAGGCAAAATGTTTTTATCACTACTCacttttttcaacaaaatgtaggTGTTTGTGTTCATAAATAATAATTCTTTAAAGGATAAGGAGTACTttgaaacagcaacattttgagAGATTAAAAGACAAAGTGGCCaattaaaggaaacgttgccaggcgagttggtctatgaaaatcGGTGGAAACCATTTGATATAgcatgcacatggttagaaagatgttttaaggataaaatataacgatccacacaaagtgtgcctcgaaattgcatggttttccttctacgtcGTGAACTTACACGGCACGCCAATTTGTTGAGtcagtttttgactccataaaatggccgaccatgttagttcgcaaagtaaaaggaaaacaacgcaatttcgaggcatgtttctgtggatcattatgttccacttttaaaacatctttcttgcaaatcgatttcataacaaatggtttcatacgcttttcacagaccaactctaccgatccaaggcaatccctttattgctttaaaacaaaacttaataCCAAAGTAAACCAGAATTCgcacaaaaaatacaatattataTAACATTTAATTTGACCCTCACCATAGTGCCACAAGTTCTCTCtctcatgtttaaaaaaaatgaaaccaaAGTGAGGCTAGAAAGGCAAAGTAAGTCTGGCCTCGTTTTGGTTTGATGCAGTCTCTTTTGCAAGTATTGCGCGCAAGGATAGTGACAACACTGTGATAATGGCTACTTCTGCCAAGgcaaataaaaatacaacaatagTAAACATCGATGGGACATCACGAAGGACGCGTGTTCGTTGGTTTTTCGTTTAAGTTGAGTTCTTGAAAGTATTCAAGATTAAATGCATAGTGCTGATGTAGTCCCATACACTGATGACTTTACTATCCATTGTTTTACGATTGTGACCGACCCCTGTTGCTATTCCACCCGCAAACGCCCTCAAGTAGTCTCGTGTTCTATGCAGCCTCCTGAACTGTTCAAAAGACAAATGTTCGGACGGGGAAACCCCTAATCTCTTCATCACCATGCCAACAAAGACATCATCCCAAGGAAGAAAACGGACATGCAGTGAGGTTTTGAAAATCCTCCTGGCTACGTCACCAGACATAACGTAACACGCCCCGTTTAAAAATGGCGGATACGTGGTTTCTGGGTACATCTCGGGTGGGGTGTACCATTTGATATTGGCTTTGTCCTCAGGATTCCTCATGGGTTTATCTGTGGGTTTAAGGTGGCCTTCTGCATAGTTAGTTGTGTTTGCGGTCTCAAGATGGGCCAATAAATTATGGATATTGAGATGCATATCAGCGTCTATACTCGCCGCATAGGTGGCGTGCGGGCAGTACGTCATCATCCATTTCCACCCCATCATGTTCTTAACGGTGAGATTGCGGTAGGTATCTAAGAAGTTCTCCTGGATCACATCGTGGTGGATGGCATCCTCCATTATGATCCTTCCCTGCTCTTCAGCACTCTCCGGTAATCCAAGGAGGAACATTGTCAACGTCCGTCTTCCCTTGAGGTAGCGTACTCCACCCCAAGTCCGACGTATCTGCGCCCGGTCTAGGATCTCCGAAGTGCTGCATTTCACCAATAAGAGAAGGAAGAGTTCATTGCTGGAAGAGTCACCATCCGCATTGCCCACACAGGCGTTGGGGTTGGTCAGTGTAAAAGAATAAGGGTGTGGGTTGATAACTTCATCACTGTACATGGGTCCAATGCTCACCGTGGGGCCAATCGTCAGTGATGCTCCGAAATATTCCTCATCGAGACTGACTTCCTCATTGTTGATTTGCTTCTGATAGAGCTCCCTTATAAAGTTGAGGTCGGGTCGCGGTTTTGCATCCGCGGCGAAGGAATTCAACTCGCTGGATTCCAGCGCCAGAAAGACCCTCCCGAAGTTGAGGAAGCAGAATAGGATAATGACGACGACGAGCAGTCGTTTTATTTGCCATCGTATATTGCGCCTCATGGCTGTACTGAACTACGAGGCATCACACAAAATTTGCCTCAATAAAGGCTGTGTCTATAACGCATCCACGAGTTGGTATTTTTCCCCTGAGATATTTCATCACTAACACTGGATGAAAAATAGTAGACATTGTGCAGCACACAGGTCATGGTAGTCACTTAGACTACCAAGAGGCTGTGTCACGGTGAGCTCGCTATAGTGGTTATGATTCCCATAAATTAAAATCATATTACACACGTCACACCATGCTTAAAGGCCATGCATGTTTAGTTGTACTGCACATCGATCACCATAGATGACGTGGTAGTGATATACAACAGACACTTGCCTTACTGACTGCATGTGTGGTAATTATAGTAGACCACAAGTACCAGTTTGGTGTCTCCTTCTAAATGCTGACATCCACAACGTATGTTTCCACTCAATAGACATAGCCATAGCACTGGCATTGCCTTAGTATTATCACCGACCAGTTTGTTCTACATTTGGTTTGTCACTCGTGCTATTACCAAACCCGTAGATGAAATTGGTGCAGTGAATTCCACAAGGCCATCTATACTATTATATATGTTTTGTCTTTGTAATGTATAAAATGTCGGGATTGATGTAAAACGTCATGGTTCATTGAGATCAATAGAGCATGTCTGTGTCACGGGTGGCGTTCAATTTGCAATTCTTTAGAAAAAAGGTCGCAAAATATTTTCAATATAATGGATTACAATAAAATATCTCCACTATTATATGTCGCAACTAAGCCAACGAAATTTCCAGCTTTGTTAATTTCTTTTTGACGTTTGTGTGTGTTCAAATAAATGTGCTGTTCCCATTTTTATGTTGGCCTAGCTCGCTCCCAGCCATTGTTAAGATAATGGTTGAATGCTGATTTATGCAGACAGCCACGTGACTTCTTCATTACAGTCCATTGTGATGTGAATGTTTGTAGTCAAAGGCGAAGGATAACGGAGCTACCTCTTTTTTCGTAGGTTATGATATACCataatgagggcgctgttggatCGTAGGGTGTCCTACGTTAAAgcatgggagacttttggacgctaggtggcagcagacttaccaggtatattttccattgtttatatATATCTGAGcctgcgcacatgaccgagaacaatggattttacctggtaagtctgctgccaccaagcgtcaaaaaagtctcccattgtcaaataccagtcttctcacttggtgtatctcaacatatgcataaaataacaaacctgtgaaaattttgagctcaattggtcgtcgaatttgcgagataacattgaaggaaaacaacatccttgtcacacgaagttgtgtgctttcagatgattgatatcgagaccttaaattctaaatctgaggtttcgaaatcaaattcgtggaaaattacttctttctcgaaaactacctcacttcagttggagctgtttttcacaatgttttatactatatcaacctctccacattactcgtaaataaggttttatgataataattatttttgagtaaggGTGTCCTACGTTAAAGCCGTtgggcacttttggtaaacagtattatccaaggcccacacttcgtgtatcacaacttatatataaaataacaaacctgtgaaaattaatccgtaattagcgatatcgagaattgataattgttttatgttttctgaaaaagtaaagcatttcatggaacaatatttcaagagaagtctttcaccataaccttctgtaaaccctgtaagttatttgtaaatctgtgcactTTCTGATCACGTTCACGTACGTTcacgcgtaacgtgcagctaaaccttcCTATTGTTTGAAAAAATTACGCATGTGCTACCGAAAGTGGTCCTATATTGCGTGCACTGAAGTTGGTTGCGTCAAAGTTGCGTGTAAAAGTTTGTGTGTGTCAAGGCCATTTAATGTTCCCGCCAACTATTCATATATTTGTAAATCTCCGATTAAGGCCGATCAGACGCCCATAGGAGTGGTACTGAACAAGTTTTctttgattttggggttgaacaaagaattgactagagtgggattcgaaccaacgacctccggattaattttattggcggtgtccctattttgtcaatatctttgttcgggggtgccagtcagaagccatacaaccgttaattTTATTTGGTGACCTTCTATACCACTTATATAACAGTTTAATATCTGAACTTGTCTTACGTTCTTCGAAGATTATTCTCAGAATAAAAAGTTTCTGTCGTAAGAATTGTAAGCTGATTTGAAAATCAGCACCgaattctgctgagcaaatttctttgctaagcaagaaatgagtggggtaccatTAGCAGCAATGGTAACCAGGTATAAGACCATTGTCACACTGCCAccattttggtcatgttcccgGTTAACATAAAAAAGGAACCATACTACTTTTTTCTCACAGCCAGCCTCTTGATTGTTGAGTTGAATAgaatggctgcaccatgataaaggtctcgTTTTTGTGGCTGGTAACATATATGTTtgccaatagacctttatcataatGTCTCcaccttggtcatgttcctcagatcgaataacaataataaatgctaataatcattttgcaaatataGACCATGCGATGGGTATTGAAAAGGGGCCTGTTTTAGGGGTTCCGTGGTCCCCATCTCCGGACCGCATGAAATTTGATGGACAAGGGTTTTCAATGGTACTGAATCCGAATTTGGTTGTTGCTAAGCTCTAAAACTGCACAGTTCGTGAACAGACCAATTTTTGGGTCATTTTAggtcaaaaacagtattttttgatAACCTCTGTGATCACTGGGACTATTGACCAATCGTTCACGGCAGTGAAAGAACCTTTTCCAATTGTTTAATGTGAACGAAGTaaattttccccttttctgtCGGATTACATGCAAAGGCCTACAACAAAAACCCATGATTTTTATTCATTGAACATCAAGTTCAAGTTGCCATTTGTTTTTCGTTGCTACGATGTGCGTGTGTTTAATTTGTATTATCACACGCGCGGCCGAgttatgggacgcagacgcactattttgttcgtatttccactcgcgcttgtgtgataactatggtggcccttcagggccaccatagttaACTTATAATTTTGTCGAACGAGCCTGTAATCGGCATCCTTTTATTCAGGGGTTTGAAGAATTACACTATATGTTATAACGGTACAGTGTGGGAACGAAACACGATAATGCTTCGAATGACGTCACCCACATCGCAGGCTTCCGAGGATTTTTAGATCACTATTTGTCGCcgtaattgtttcttttcgggATACGGTGCAGGATCTTCGCCAAGCAACAGCAAGAAATGGAtgttctgtattttatttcatacctaCATACAAAAATCGCGTGGTCCAAAAGTGGGGACTACGGTTTTGAACAATTCTAGCGATCATCCCATGGTCTATATCTTACTAACTtcgacgtcattccaggggcttacgcgggtcagcccccagtgcacctgcttgtggagtgggtcacttcgGGTctgccccaggtgcatgacgtcactacgagagcggtggaGTGATCGTACGTTTAGCTCttttcaggggctcacccgtaTGGTGTTCTAAAGACGACACTTcgcgtcgccgtcgccgtcgccgtcgcctcCGGACTCTTGAGGGCGCCGTTTCACCCTGCACAGAGCCGTCCAGTTTGTTCATTTATATTTAggtattattttataataaatatgATTAATAAGAGTTCAGAAATGTTTCcatcgccgtcgccgtcgcctccggactcttgagggcgctgtttcaccCTGCACAGAGCCGTCCAGTTTGTTCATTTATATTTAggtattattttataataaatatgATTAGTAAGAGTTCAGAAATGTTTCcatcgccgtcgccgtcgccgtcgacctcgccgtcgccgtcgccgtcgacATCGCCGTCGCAGTCGACCTCGAcctcgccgtcgccgtcgccgtcgccttCGTAATTTCTGAACTCTTGAGGCCAACAccgagtttaaaaaaaaaactgtcagcgACCGTCAATGACCATCGAAGACAGTGCGATGGA
Coding sequences within it:
- the LOC139944461 gene encoding beta-1,3-galactosyltransferase 5-like, coding for MRRNIRWQIKRLLVVVIILFCFLNFGRVFLALESSELNSFAADAKPRPDLNFIRELYQKQINNEEVSLDEEYFGASLTIGPTVSIGPMYSDEVINPHPYSFTLTNPNACVGNADGDSSSNELFLLLLVKCSTSEILDRAQIRRTWGGVRYLKGRRTLTMFLLGLPESAEEQGRIIMEDAIHHDVIQENFLDTYRNLTVKNMMGWKWMMTYCPHATYAASIDADMHLNIHNLLAHLETANTTNYAEGHLKPTDKPMRNPEDKANIKWYTPPEMYPETTYPPFLNGACYVMSGDVARRIFKTSLHVRFLPWDDVFVGMVMKRLGVSPSEHLSFEQFRRLHRTRDYLRAFAGGIATGVGHNRKTMDSKVISVWDYISTMHLILNTFKNST